The following proteins are encoded in a genomic region of Pseudomonadota bacterium:
- a CDS encoding tRNA pseudouridine(55) synthase TruB — TRVGPFGLDRAISLETLEQFGHSPALSGHLLPVEAALDDIPALTLSETAATRLTCGQAIQVPGEKSGTVRATASGRLVAIAEVADGAVRPLRVFNLDKKRSHDVDHGRT; from the coding sequence ACCCGGGTCGGGCCGTTTGGTCTGGACCGGGCGATTTCTCTGGAAACCCTGGAGCAGTTTGGGCATAGTCCCGCGCTCTCGGGGCACCTGTTGCCGGTCGAGGCGGCGCTGGACGACATCCCGGCGCTGACTTTGAGCGAAACCGCCGCGACCCGCCTTACCTGCGGGCAGGCGATCCAGGTACCCGGAGAGAAAAGCGGTACGGTCCGGGCCACAGCGTCCGGTCGCCTGGTAGCAATTGCCGAGGTGGCCGACGGAGCGGTTCGGCCGTTGCGCGTGTTTAATCTCGACAAGAAACGGAGCCACGATGTCGATCACGGCAGAACGTAA